The Fuscovulum sp. sequence CCGTCTGGATGACCTTGGCGTTTGACGCATAGGCGCGCTGCGTCTGGATCATCGCGGTGAGTTCGCCGGCAACATCGGTGGTCGATCCTTCGCGGGTATAGCCGGAAATGGAACCTGTCGGTCCGGTCCCGGCGTCCCACAGGGTGAATGCGCCTGATTGCGGTGTGATCTGGTAGGTCTGATCCGCCAGCGCGGCGAGGCCATTGATATTGGGCACATCGATCAGCGGGATCTGAAAGAGGCGCTGCGAAAAGCCGGTGTCATAGCTTGCTGTCAGGTAGCCGTCTTTATCGACTTCGATCTTGGTCAGGCTGCCGATCGGCGAGCCGTCCTTCACAACCCCGACAGGGGCAAAACTGCTGTCGAGTTGCGTCAGTCCGTTGGATGCACCGGGGGAACCAATCGTAAGGGTGATCGGGCCCCCTGCAGCGTTGATGGAAATGGTGCCCTGGGCCGGATCATAGGCACCGCCGGACACGGCCGTCACGGTTGCGATCGAGCCACCCGGGCCGCGCGAAGCATCGAATGTGACGGTGTATTCCCCAACCACAGCACCACCCGAGGCGGAATCGCGGATCTGCATGGTCCAGGTGTTTGAGGCCGAGCCGGTGGTCGGCACCGTGGGGGTGAAGCTGATCTGAAGCGTTTCCGACGTGCCAAGATTGCCGAAGTATTCGACAGAAAGCGGCAAGCTGTTGCCGTTTGCCCCAACAGTCGTGCCCTTGGCCGGGAGGTTGACCCCCAGACGGATCGACGTGGTCGGATCGCCGACGCGCTGATTGGTGTCGATCCGGATGGGCACCAAGCCAAGTTCAGAATCGCGGGGAAAGCCGGGAATGGTGCCATCCCGGTTGGCGGGCCAGCCCAACAGGCGCATCCCGCCGTCCGTGGAGAGAAAGCCCTGCGCATCCACGCGGAAAGAACCGGTACGCGCCAGTTGCATCGTTTGATCATCGGGCGCGCCGCCAAGGCCCGTGGAGGGCCGCACTGGAAGCATCCCCCGCCCGGACACCGCCAAGTCGAGCGCGTTGGAGGTGGCCACCAGCGGGCCGGCATCATCAATCAACCGGCTTGCATTGGCGCGGACGCCGCCAGCGGTGAAACCGGCCGTCCCCACACCGCCGGTCACCATCAGGCTGTCAAAATCCGTGGTGGCACGGCGATAGCCGAACGTGTTCGAGTTGGCGATGTTATCGGCAATGGTGGCAAGCCTGGTCGCATTGGCGTTGAGCCCAGCGACGCCGGCGTTGAGCGAAGACGTGATCGACATGAATAGCCTTTCTGCAGCCTGAACCTGAGTCGGCTGTCATCCTGGCCCATGTGGGGTTAACACCCGCCTAATGGTTCAAAAGCCACCGATTGCCGATTGTCGGCGCAGTAAGGTCACTTCAACACGGTTGTTGCGGAGGTTGGTCGGATCAGCTGTGGCTGGGCGACGACTGGCAAAGCCGGTGATCCGGTGCATGCGTGCCTCATCAAGCCCGGCTTCGCCCAAGAGCCCGCGCAGAGTTTGGGCGCGGGCGGCGGACAGGCCCCATGTCGGATCAGTGCGCAGGATGATCGGATAGGCCCGAACATGGCCGGAAATGGCGATCTTGTTGGTGGCCAGCGCCGTGACCTCTACCAGCATCGCAGCCAGATCCCGCAGGATCGGGCGCGCGTCAGCGGTTTCGGGATCGAACAGGGTTTCCTCTGGCGTGTCGAAAAGTTCAATCACCAGTCCTTCATCCGAAAGGCGGGTGACAACATGCCGAAGCAACCTGTCAGAGACCATGCTTTCGCCGGTATAGGCCGAAAGCTGGCTTTCCACTTCGCGCAAAACCGCCTCTTCCGCGGCGACTTCTTCGGGTGTCGGTCCACCTTCGGCCTTAGAGCGGGTGGTCTGCATCAGGTCGGTTGCCGAAGCGCCGACGCCGTTTCGTGCCAGCGTTTCTTCCGTCAGAATGGAATCGCCGCCGAAGACGCCATCCCCGCCCCCCGAAACGCGATTGACGGGGATCGTGGGGCTGAAGAAATCAGCAATCCCTTTGCGCTGCTTTTCCGTTGTCGCGTTCAGCAGCCACATCAAAAGAAAAAAGGCCATCATCGCGGTCACGAAGTCGGCATAGGCCACCTTCCATGCGCCGCCGTGGTGGCCACCGCCACTTACGACCTTTTTCCGTTTGATGACGACTGGCGCGGCATTCCCTTGCCTGGCCATTCCACCACCCATTCTTACACCCGACCTGCAAGCTAAAGGAGGATGGTGAAGTAAGGACTAAAGGATTGGATTGTCGGGAAATCCGGCAAGACCGCGCAAAAGCGGGCGCGTGGACAGGCCGATGGCGGCATAATCAGCGCAGAACTGAAGCAGCACTGCATGGGTCAGCCCGTGATCGAGCAACAAAGGACGGTCGGGGGAGATCACTTCGAATCTGGCGCGCGGCTGCCCGGTGCGGGCGGCAAGGAAATCGGCCAGATCCTTGGTCACCCAGCCTGTGACATTCGTCAGGTAAAGATCGAACCGCTGAAAGCTCCGGTCAAGCGGGATCAACCCAAGGTCCGGCAGCCGCGACATGACGTGGTCACGCATCGCGGGCCCCAGTCCGGCCGCACAGGCCCCGGTCAGCCGGTCGGCACGCGCACCGATTACACGCAGAGCATCGGTCAGCCGGTCATGTTCACCGGGTGTGAGGGAGCGGGTGGCAAACAGATCAGACAGCGCACCGTCGCGATCTGCGCGCAACAGGATGAGGCCGCGGATCGGGGCGATGCGTTCCCGTGCGGCGCGTGCCTGTTGCGGGCTGAGGTCTTGCAGGATCAGACCACCGGGTTGTGCGAGGGCCTGCGCGATATTGGCAGGATCGCGCGACAACGCGGTCGCAAGGTCCGCCGACACGCGGGCCGGATCGGCCCAGACCGAAAGCTGAACCGACAAGTCGCACTGCGCGGCTTTGTCATCATTGCTGCGCAGACGAAGTTGCAGGCCGAGCACCGAGAGCACCGAAAACAGGCGCTGCGCCGCCTGCGGACCCAGACCCCGCGCAATGGGACCCGGGCTGGTAGAAAGCCGACGGAAGGCCAGGCTTTCTGTGATGCCCAGATGGGCGGCCAGCACTGGGGCAGCCAGTGCCGCAACCCCCGTGGGCGCGGCGAGATACAGCGTAAAGCTGGCCGATCCAGTGCTGGTGCTGTGCATGGCGCCGCGCGTTCCCTTTGTGCCTGATCCTCCCTCAAGACAGGAAGACCCGGTATCAAAGTGATTGTTAGCGCGGCACCGTGACCCTGTTAAGGATTATTTGGCGCGCCTATTCCCCGGACGAGCGCGCCCAGAGGTTGATGTCCTCTTCCCGACTGATGCGGTCGATGGCGGCGAGTTCTTCGGCGGTGAAGGTCAGGTTGCCGATGGCACCCGCACAATCGACCACCTGTTCGGGTTTGGACGCGCCGATCAGGGCCGTGGTGATGCCGCCATCGCGCAGAACCCAGGCGATGGCCATCTGCGCCAGCGTCTGCCCGCGCTTTTGGGCCAGATCATCCAGCGCGCGGACAGAGGCCAGCGCGCTTTCGGTGATCGTCGCGGGGTCAAGCGATTTGCCCTGTGCGGCGCGGCTGTTTGCCGGAATGCCGCCAAGGTATTTCTTGGTGAGAATACCCTGAGCCAACGGCGTAAAGGCGATGGAACCAAGGCCCAGTTCGGCCAGCGTTTCCTTCAGCCCGTCATGTTCCACCCAGCGGTTGAGGATGTTGTAGCTGGGCTGATGAATCACGAAGGGGGTCTTGAGTTCCTTGAGGATGGCATAAGCCTCACGCGTGCGCTGGCTGTTATAGCTGGAAATGCCCACGTAGAGCGCGCGGCCGGAGCGGACGATGTGATCAAGCGCAAGCATCGTTTCTTCCAGCGGGGTGTCGGGATCGAAGCGGTGCGAATAGAAGATGTCGACGTAGTCGAGCCCCATCCGCTTTAGCGACTGATCGCAGGAGGCGATGACATACTTGCGGCTTCCCCATTCGCCATAGGGGCCGTCCCACATCAGATAGCCCGCTTTGGACGAAATGATGAGTTCGTCCCGGTAGTTCGCGAAATCGGTTTTCATGATTTCGCCAAAGGCCTCTTCGGCGCTGCCGGGGGGCGGGCCGTAGTTGTTGGCAAGGTCGAAATGGGTGATGCCAAGATCAAAGGCCGTGCGGCAGATGTCGCGCTTTACCTGATGCGGGGTGTCGTGGCCGAAATTGTGCCACAGGCCAAGTGAGACGGCCGGAAGTTTCAGGCCGGACTTGCCGCAGGTGCGGTAGACCATTTTCGAGTAACGGTCAGCGGCGGGGGTGTAGGTCATGCAGGTTCCTCCCGAAATGAGAAGCGGCGATGCGGGGTCGCATCGCCGCCCTTGCAGTTAAATTGATCAGATCAGATGAAGCGGTTCCAGAGGTTTTCCAGCCGTTCCTGACGGCCGGATTTCGGTTCGGGGTTCAATCCCTTGGCCGTGACCACCGCTGCGGCATCCTCGAGTGACCCGGTCAGCAGGGCCTTTGCATCGGCCTTTTCCCAACCGGCGTAGCGGTCGGCGCGGGCCTTTTCCAGCGCCCCATCCGACAGCAACGCGGCGGCGGATTTGAGCGCGCGGGCGCAGGTATCCATGCCACCGACATGGGCGAGGATGAGATCTTCGGGATCAAGCGACTGGCGGCGGATCTTGGCGTCGAAGTTCGTGCCGCCAGTGGTATAGCCGCCAGCGCGCAGGATTTCGTAGAAGGCCAGCGCCTTTTCCGCATGGTTGTTCGGGAACTGGTCAGTGTCCCAGCCAGACTGGTAATCGTTCCGGTTCATGTCGATGGAACCGAAGATGCCCAGTGCCGCGGCGGTCGCAATCTCATGTTCGAAACTGTGGCCCGCGAGGATGGCGTGACCCTGTTCAATGTTCACCTTCACCTCATGCTCAAGCCCGAACTGAACGAGGAAGCCGTAGACCGTGGCCACGTCGTAATCATACTGATGCTTGGATGGTTCCTGGGGTTTCGGTTCGATCAGGATCGCGCCCTTGAAGCCGATCTTGTGTTTGTATTCCACGACCTGTTGCAGGAAGCGGCCAGCATGTTCGCGTTCGGCCTTCAGGTCTGTGTTCAGCAACGTCTCATAGCCTTCGCGCCCGCCCCAGAGGACGTAGTTCGCGCCGCCCAGTTTGTGCGTGGCGTCCATATTGGCCTTCACGGTGGCGGCGGCATAGGCATAGACATCGGGATCGGGGTTCGTCGCAGCACCCGACATCCAGCGGCGGTGGCTGAACATGTTGGCGGTACCCCAGAGGAGCTGGGTCTTGTGGGAAGACTGCTTCTCCCCCAGGTAATCGACGATTTCATCCAGATTGCGCTTTGACTCGGCGAAGGTGGCGCCTTCGGGGCGGACGTCGGCATCGTGGAAGCAATAGAAGGGCGCGCCGAGGATATCGAACATTTCGAACGCCACATCGGCCTTGAGTTTCGCCAGCGCCATGGTGTCACCGAACCAGGGGCGATCAAAGGTCTGACCACCAAAGGGGTCGCCGCCCGGCCATGCAAAGCTGTGCCAATAGGCGATGGCAAAGCGCATATGCTCTTCCATCCGCTTGCCCAGAAGAACTTCATCCGGGTTGTAATGCTGGAAGGCGAATTCGTTGGTGCTGGAAGGCCCCTCATACTTGATCTGGGGGATGCCTTTGAAGAAGTCGGTCATGTCAGTCCTCGGATGGCGGATTGCGCGGCGCGATAGCGGGCATGGCCCACGTCGAAAGCGGCGGTCAGGCTGCGGTCAGGGTCGATGCTGCGCGCGATGGGGGGAAGGGTGGCAATCTCTGCCCCTGCCCCGGTGGCGGCCATGAGGCCAAGGCGCGCTGCGCCAAAAGCCCCGCCGAAATCACCCGCGACGGGCAAATGAACGGGGATGTCCAACGCGGTGGCGATGGCACGGAGCCAATAGTCAGAGCGCGAGCCACCGCCAACAGCAAGGAGCCGGTCGATCCGCGTGCCCGTGGCGGCCAGCGCGTCGCGGCTGTCGCGGATGGCGAAGGTTACGCCTTCCAGCACGGCGCGGGTGGCGGCGGTGCGGTCAGTCGCATGTTCAAGACCGATGAAGGCACCCCGGATGGCGGCATCGTTCAGCGGCGTGCGTTCGCCGCCGAGATAGGGCAGGAACAGTGTCTTGGTGGGCGCGTGCAGATCGGTCAGCGCGCCGGTCAGATTGGCGGCAGTTTCGCCCACCAGTCCCGCATACCAGTTCAGCGCGTCGGTGGCGGCAAGGATAACCCCCATCTGGTGCCACGTGTTGGGCAGCGCGTGGCAGAAGGTATGCACGGCAGTTTCCGGTGCGGGCTGATACCCGTCATTCGCAGCAAACAGCACGCCCGAGGTGCCAAGCGAGACAAAGGCATCGCCCGCCTTCACCACGCCGACGCCCACGCCAGAGGCGGCATTGTCGCCACCCCCACCCGCGATGACCACGCCCTTCGGTAAGCCCCAGCGCGACGACAGGGCAGCGCGAAGGCTGCCCGAAACCGCGGACCCTTCGACAAGGCGGGGCATGTTGGCACGGGTCAGGCCAGTAGCGGCGAGGCAATCATCCGACCAATCTCGCTTGCCGGTATCCAGCCAGCTTGTTCCTGCGGCATCGGACATTTCGGCGACATGTTCACCGGTCAGCCACAGGCGCAGGT is a genomic window containing:
- the xylB gene encoding xylulokinase, encoding MYIGLDLGTSGLKGVLIDDAQAVLAEASAPLTVARPHEGWSEQSPAAWIAAAESVMDALSAHGLSKVRAIGLSGQMHGATLLDASDEVLRACILWNDTRSHEEAAELDDDPMFRRVTGNIVFPGFTAPKLLWVRRHEPRIWEKVARVLLPKDYLRLWLTGEHVAEMSDAAGTSWLDTGKRDWSDDCLAATGLTRANMPRLVEGSAVSGSLRAALSSRWGLPKGVVIAGGGGDNAASGVGVGVVKAGDAFVSLGTSGVLFAANDGYQPAPETAVHTFCHALPNTWHQMGVILAATDALNWYAGLVGETAANLTGALTDLHAPTKTLFLPYLGGERTPLNDAAIRGAFIGLEHATDRTAATRAVLEGVTFAIRDSRDALAATGTRIDRLLAVGGGSRSDYWLRAIATALDIPVHLPVAGDFGGAFGAARLGLMAATGAGAEIATLPPIARSIDPDRSLTAAFDVGHARYRAAQSAIRGLT
- the xylA gene encoding xylose isomerase gives rise to the protein MTDFFKGIPQIKYEGPSSTNEFAFQHYNPDEVLLGKRMEEHMRFAIAYWHSFAWPGGDPFGGQTFDRPWFGDTMALAKLKADVAFEMFDILGAPFYCFHDADVRPEGATFAESKRNLDEIVDYLGEKQSSHKTQLLWGTANMFSHRRWMSGAATNPDPDVYAYAAATVKANMDATHKLGGANYVLWGGREGYETLLNTDLKAEREHAGRFLQQVVEYKHKIGFKGAILIEPKPQEPSKHQYDYDVATVYGFLVQFGLEHEVKVNIEQGHAILAGHSFEHEIATAAALGIFGSIDMNRNDYQSGWDTDQFPNNHAEKALAFYEILRAGGYTTGGTNFDAKIRRQSLDPEDLILAHVGGMDTCARALKSAAALLSDGALEKARADRYAGWEKADAKALLTGSLEDAAAVVTAKGLNPEPKSGRQERLENLWNRFI
- a CDS encoding flagellar motor protein MotB, giving the protein MARQGNAAPVVIKRKKVVSGGGHHGGAWKVAYADFVTAMMAFFLLMWLLNATTEKQRKGIADFFSPTIPVNRVSGGGDGVFGGDSILTEETLARNGVGASATDLMQTTRSKAEGGPTPEEVAAEEAVLREVESQLSAYTGESMVSDRLLRHVVTRLSDEGLVIELFDTPEETLFDPETADARPILRDLAAMLVEVTALATNKIAISGHVRAYPIILRTDPTWGLSAARAQTLRGLLGEAGLDEARMHRITGFASRRPATADPTNLRNNRVEVTLLRRQSAIGGF
- the mgrA gene encoding L-glyceraldehyde 3-phosphate reductase codes for the protein MTYTPAADRYSKMVYRTCGKSGLKLPAVSLGLWHNFGHDTPHQVKRDICRTAFDLGITHFDLANNYGPPPGSAEEAFGEIMKTDFANYRDELIISSKAGYLMWDGPYGEWGSRKYVIASCDQSLKRMGLDYVDIFYSHRFDPDTPLEETMLALDHIVRSGRALYVGISSYNSQRTREAYAILKELKTPFVIHQPSYNILNRWVEHDGLKETLAELGLGSIAFTPLAQGILTKKYLGGIPANSRAAQGKSLDPATITESALASVRALDDLAQKRGQTLAQMAIAWVLRDGGITTALIGASKPEQVVDCAGAIGNLTFTAEELAAIDRISREEDINLWARSSGE